The following is a genomic window from Candidatus Paceibacterota bacterium.
TCGCATCAAAAGGCTTGTTAAGATTGGGCTGTCCGGGATAATAACTTGCCCATCCAGAAAACGGCGCACCTGCCGGCAGAGAACCAAACGGCTCATCGAGAGTTCCCTCAAAATAATAGCCGTCGCCATTCCAGACCAATCCACAATTCGATTCGGCTGCTTTCGCATTGCCGCTAAAAAATAAAAAAATCGCCATTGCAATGAATGCCGAAATAACTTGACCCCCTTTGTTTGAGAAATTCATTTTTGGTACTTTAATTGATTAAATACGAACCGTCTTTAAAATATTCATCCCGAATTAGTATATGGCAGCTTGTTAAAAATGTCTAGTTCTTGGTTGATGAGCTGAAATTTTGATGAAATTTTCCCATCTTCAAAAATCCAATCTTTATATTAATATTAACTAAAGAGGGACAATCTACCGCTTCCCTCGCCTCGCTGTCAGCCTTCGGCGAAGCGGGCCGACCCTTTCCCGTTCTAGTCCCCCATTTTAAAGAGCAAAATAACCCGAATGCTTGCAATGCAGGTTATGAAGTTAATTATTGTTATGTTTTGTATTTCAGCTGTTGAATCTTATTGTTTTTATGTCCACCATAAATGGTCCTCCGTACCAGAATCGGGCATGTATGGATTTTGAGAAGTTGATGCTTGTATCCAGGTTAGGAAAGTCCGACAAGAGAATAGTTATGACCCGTACTCCATTAAGACAGTTCTGTCGGTAGTCTGCAAGAGACAAATATCTCCATTCATTTATTCTGAAACATCCTAATCATCCCACGCGAAAAATAATTTAATTTAAAAAAATGGGAGATACAATAAGATTTATTCGTTCTTATTATATTTTTCCCAATTTGATAAAATCCTTTACTGACAACATAGAAATCACCAAATTCGTGTCTTTTTCAATCAGCAGATCAATGCCGTCCTTTGCCAATCTTAGAACTACCTCTTTTGGCAAATTCAGTGATTCTTTGAACATCGCAAGAACGATCTCTGAGATGTCATCCCCGGCCAATCTGTTTATCGATACCTTTCCGCATCTTTGGCATTCATGGACTAGCATCAGTTCCCCCTTTTTGGGTCTTCCTGAAAAACTGTTGATCCCTTCTTTTTTCAAAGTTAGGCCAATTGGTCTCAT
Proteins encoded in this region:
- a CDS encoding RNHCP domain-containing protein, producing the protein MSRNKESERSMRQHEKLVEKEKNSNGFKCQHCGEWIYSVPELMGTRHRNHCPYCLWSKHMDHEKQGDRESSCKAGMRPIGLTLKKEGINSFSGRPKKGELMLVHECQRCGKVSINRLAGDDISEIVLAMFKESLNLPKEVVLRLAKDGIDLLIEKDTNLVISMLSVKDFIKLGKI